Genomic DNA from Caldicellulosiruptor hydrothermalis 108:
GAGAAGGCTGGAAGATGGAGATATTATCAGTATAGACGTAGGAGTTTGTGTTGACGGACTTCATGCTGACGCTGCAAGGACCTTTGCTGTTGGAAAGATTTCTGAGACAGCAAGGTTTTTGATAAAGGTTACAGAAGAAAGCTTTTTTGAAGGTATTAAAAACGCGGTTGCTGGCAAGAGAGTTGGAGATATATCAAATAGTATACAAAGATATGTTGAAAGCCGTGGCTTCAGTGTTGTGAGGGATTTGGTGGGGCATGGAATAGGTAGAAAATTTCATGAGTCACCTCAGGTCCCTAACTTTGGCAAGGCTGGAGTTGGGATAAGGCTTATCAAGAACATGACCTTGGCGGTTGAACCTATGGTAAATGAGGGAAGTTACAAGGTGTACACTGACAAGGACGGTTGGACTGTAAAGACGCTCGATGGTAAGCTCTCTGCTCATTATGAAAATACCATAATCGTAACTGAGAGCTTGCCAGAGATAATTACATTATGAGGTGTTAATAAAGATGGGTCTTCAAATAGGGCAGATTGTTCTGTCCAAAATGGGAAGAGATAAAAATAGGTTCTTTGTAATTTTTGATATAACCGACGACGGGTATGTTTACCTTGTTGACGGGAAACTGCGAAAAATCAAAAAGCCCAAGAAGAAAAAGATAAAACACATAGCACCCACAAAGTTTGTCTCTGAAGAGATAAAAGAAAAGATACTCAAGAAAAAGCTTACTGACGCAGAGGTTGCAAAGGTGATAGAGGAATTTGAGAATAGAAAAGAGTAGGGGGTTGATAAGCCTTGTCCAAGGAGGATGTAATTGAATTAGAAGGGACTGTGGTTGAAGCACTGCCAAACGCAATGTTTCAGGTCCAGCTTGACAATGGGCACAAAGTCCTTGCCCATGTGTCAGGAAAGCTTAGAATGAACTTCATCAGAATACTTCCAGGTGATAGAGTGGTTGTTCAGCTATCACCGTATGATTTAACACGAGGTAGGATTGTTTGGAGATCAAAATAAACTCTCTTTAAAAAAGGAGGAATAAGGTAGAATGAAGGTCAGACCATCTGTGAAACCTATATGTGAAAAGTGCAAGATTATCAGAAGAAAGGGCAAGATAAGAATAATCTGCGAAAATCCAAAGCACAAACAAAGACAAGGTTAATTTATTGGAGGTGAATTTTTAGAATGGCACGAATTGCGGGTGTAGATTTACCAAGAGAAAAGAGAGTTGAGATAGCTCTGACATATATATTCGGGATTGGTCTTTCAAGATCAAAACAGATTTTAAGAGATACTGGCGTTGACCCAAACAAAAGAGTAAAAGACCTCACTGACGATGAGGTAGCTAAAATCAGAGACTATATAGACAAGAATTTCAAGGTTGAAGGTGAACTGAGAGCTGAAATTGCAAGAAACATAAAGAGATTAATTGATATAAGATGTTACAGAGGTTTGAGACATTTAAGAGGTCTTCCTGTTCGTGGTCAGAGGACAAGAACAAATGCAAGAACAAGAAAAGGTCCAAGAAAAACTGTTGGTGTTATGAGAAAGAAATCATAAGAAGGAGGAGTAAATTGATATGGCAAGACCAGCGAGAAGAACTGTCAGACGTTCAGAAAGAAAGAATGTTGAAAAAGGTATTGCACACATCCATTCAACATTCAATAATACAATTGTTACAATTACTGACCCATCTGGCAATGCTATTGCATGGGCAAGTGCAGGAACATGTGGTTTTTCAGGAACTAAAAAGGGCACACCGTTTGCTGCTCAGCTTGCAGCAGAAAAGGCAGCAAAGATGGCAATGGACCATGGTATGAGAACTGTTGAAGTGTATGTAAAAGGGCCAGGTGCAGGAAGAGAAGCTGCAATACGTGCTTTGCAAGCAGCAGGGCTTGAGGTAACACTCATAAAAGATGTTACTCCAATTCCGCACAACGGTTGCAGACCGCCAAAGAGAAGAAGAGTATAAAATTTTAGAGGAGGTGCTTTGTCTTGTCAAAATACATTGGACCGGACTGCAGACTGTGCAGAAGAGAAGGAATGAAATTATTTTTAAAAGGTGATAGATGTTATACCGAAAAGTGTGCGTTTGCAAGAAGACCATACCCACCAGGTCAGCATGGTCAGGAGAGAAAGAAGCTTTCTGAATATGGTATGCAGCTGAGAGAAAAACAGAAAGTAAAAAGAATTTATGGTGTTTTAGAGACCCAATTCAGAAGATATTTCGAAATGGCTGAAAAGATGAAGGGTATCGCTGGTGAAAATCTTTTGTCATTACTTGAAAGAAGACTTGACAATGTTGTTTACAGACTTGGATTTGCTTCCTCACGCGGAGAAGCAAGAGTTTTAGTATCCCATGCTCATTTTAAGGTAAATGGGAGAACTGTGAACATTCCATCTTATCTTGTAAAGGTTGGCGATGTAATAGAGGTTGACGAGAGAAGCAAGTCAAAAACAAGGTTTGTTGAGATAAAAGAAAAGTATGCAAAGAAGCCTTCTCCAAAGTGGCTTGAAAAGGACGCTGAGAACCTTGTAGGAAAGGTAATAGCTCTTCCAACAAGAGAAGATATTGATATGCCAATTAGAGAGCACCTGATAGTAGAGCTTTACTCTAAGTAATAAATGCCCTCGTAAAAAGGTCTGTGTGGTGTATTATTTTTAAGGAGGGTATATCAAGTTGATAGAATTTCAAAAACCAACAATAAGGTGTGAAGAGCTGAGCCCAGACAATAAATATGGGCGATATGTTATTGAGCCTCTGGAAAGAGGTTATGGTATAACAGTTGGTAATGCGCTTAGAAGAACACTTTTGTCGTCACTACCTGGTGCAGCAGTCACAGCAGTTAAGATTGATGGGGTTTTACATGAGTTTTCGACAATTCCAGGGGTCTTAGAAGATGTACCAGAGATAATACTCAATTTAAAAGGCTTGGCTATCAAGATGTCATCCCCAGGGCCAAAGGTAATGTACATTGAGGCTCAGGGTGAATGTGAAGTAAAAGCAAAAGATATAAAGGCAGATGCTGATATAGAGATTTGCAATCCAGACCATCATATTGCCACTCTTAACTCTGACGCAAGACTTTTTATGGAGATAACAGTAAATCAAGGGAAAGGTTATGTCCCGGCTGAAAGAAACAAACAGCCAAACCAGCCAATAGGTGTTATCCCTGTTGATTCTATTTATACGCCTGTTGTAAAGGTCAACTACAAGGTTGAAAATACAAGAGTTGGTCAGGTAACCGACTATGATAAGTTGACTATGGAGATATGGACAAACGGAACTATTCGTCCAGATGAGGCGCTAACCGTTGCCGCAAAGATTTTAATAGAGCATTTTAACCTGTTTACTGATCTTTCTAATATTCCTACAAAGATTGAGACAGTTGTAAAACAAGAGCCGCCGAAGAGAAATAAACTTTTAGATATGACCATAGAAGAGCTTGAGCTTTCAGTAAGGTCATACAACTGTCTTAAAAGAGCGGGGATAAACACAGTTGAGGACCTTGTCAACAAGACTGAAGAAGAGATGATGAAGGTAAGGAACTTGGGCAAAAAGTCCTTAGAAGAGGTCATCCAAAAACTTCACAGTTTAGGACTTAGCCTCAAAAAGAGTGATAGCACGCCGAAGGAGGAGGAAGAAGAGAAATGAACAAATTAAGAAAACTCAAACGCGATACAGACCACAGACAGGCCCTTATGAGAAACTTGGCAACATCTTTGTTCAAGCATGGTAGAATAATGACAACAGAAGCAAAGGCAAAGGATTTGAGAAGAATAGCTGAAAAGCTTATAACCATAGCCAAAAAAGGTGATCTTGCATCATATAGAAGAGTTTTAGGGTATTTGTATGAAGAAGATGTTGCATATGACTTGTTCCAGAAAATAGCTCCAAGATATCAAGGGAGAAATGGTGGTTATACGAGAATAATTAAGGTTGGTCCACGTAAAGGCGACGGTGCTATGATGGTTTATATAGAGCTTGTGTAAGGTCAAAGAGGCATTTTCCTCTTTGGCCTTTTTGCTTTTTAAGTTCATATTTTAATTAGCGAACAAAATTTTGCTATTTACAAAATCAAAAGTGTGTGCTAATATTATTAATGCTTTTTGATTGTTGCAAAAACGCTGCGGGATGGTGTAATGGTAGCACAGGTGACTCTGGATCACCTTGTCTAGGTTCGAGTCCTAGTCCCGCAGCCAAAAAAAATGGCCCTATCGTCTAGAGGCCCAGGACACCGCCCTCTCACGGCGGAGACAGGGGTTCGAATCCCCTTAGGGCTACCAACTAAATATAAAAGCAATTCGTCTGCTCTCAAAATTTCGAAAACAAAAGAGGGCAGACGATTTTGTTATGTTTATAAAAAGATAAAAATATAAATTAATACCAGCTATATAAATAAGTTCCTCCTCAAAAGAATGTACGGTATCCGGTAGCTATTTTTATTCCTCTTACAACAATGGAAATTAAAAGATTATTAATTGATTGAATTAATTAAGGAAGCATAAAGAAAGCTGTTTCTCACAAAAAATAGAGAGATAGCTTTTTTTATAGGCACTTCGTGCATTCTTTCGTTGTGGTAAATATTTTTTACACCTATTCGAGATTCTCTTGTTAATTTTAGTGGAAATAGCTTTATTTTTGTGATATAATAAAATTACACAAGTAATAATTTACATTATAAATAAGTTATTTGGAGCCAAGAATAGATGAAGATTATTTTTTCTTAACAGGTTCTTAAATTTTTAAGTCTACAAGATGCTAAAACAGCTAAAGGAATAATTGATGCGATTGAAAATAATTTGAGAGGGAAGCCTTTCAAGGGAGATATTAAAGTTTTAAAAAGGGACGAGAAGAGTTAAGGCTACGTGTAGGGAATATAAGAGTAATATTTATGGTTAAAGGTAATGAAGTACATATTTTGACAATCGGATATAGAGGAGATGTATATAAATGAGAAATCCCCGAGATGAACTTTATTCACTGATTGACAAGCTGACAACTGAAGATGTGATTAGCCTTTTACACATAGTTAGGAGGATAGTTACTTCAGATGAAGAATTAACAGATGAAGAAATCCAACAAATAGAATTGGCAAAAGATGAGATTTCTAAAGGGGAAGGAATAGAAATAGAGGAAGTAAAGAAGATATTGCATCTAAATTCGCAGTAAAACTCAATAAGCATGGTTTTTTGAGGATGTTTTTTGTAATAAACCTCTTTGTAAAAAAGCGAAAAGCAATAATAGATGACAAAGAAAGACCATGTAGAATGAATGGTCTTTTTTTATTTGCCCAAACTATTGACAAAAATAACTTTAAGATGTTATTATATAAATAAAACCGAGTATACAAGTCGGAATTGGAGAGATATAAGATGTTCAGGTTATCTACAAAGGGAAGATATGGTGTCAGAGCAATGTTTGATTTAGCGCTTCACTATGATGAAGGGCTTGTATCTTTGAAGAGCATAGCAGAGCGTCAGGAGATTTCTGAGCATTATTTAGAACAGCTCATTGCTGCCTTGAAAAAAGCAGGACTTGTCAAGAGTATAAGAGGTGCGCAGGGTGGCTATATGCTTTCAAGAGAGCCTTCAAAAATTACTATTGGTGAGATTTTAAGAGCTCTTGAGGGGTCACTTTCGCCTTCTGAATGTATAGATGATATAGAAAGGGTTGACTGTCCAAGAGCAGAGTTTTGTGTGACCAGAAAGGTTTGGGAAAAGGTCAAAGAAGCAATAGAAAACGTTGTTGATTCTGTGACGCTCCAGGATTTGGTTGATGATTATAAAAAGATGACAGCAGATGAGTCATACATGTTTTATATCTAAAAAATTGGGTATAATAGTTACAGAAACCCTACTAAAATGATAAAAATAATGGGAGATGATATATATGGAAGGAAAAATTATTTATTTTGACCATGCAGCGACAACTCCTCTTAAAAAGGAAGTATTAGATGAGATGATGCCGTATTTGACAGAGCAGTACGGCAATCCTTCAACAATTTACAAGCTCGGAAGAGAAGCAAAAAAAGCAGTTGAGCTTGCAAGAGAAAGAGTTGCAAAGGCCTTAAATGCAGATATTCAAGAAATTTACTTTACCTCTGGTGGAACAGAATCAGATAACTGGGCGTTAAAAGGAGTTGCTTTTGCAAATAAAGATAAAGGCAAGCATATTATAACAACAACAATCGAGCACCATGCGGTTTTGCATCCTCTGAAATATCTTGAAGGTTTAGGATTTGAAGTAACATATGTTCCTGTTGAGCCAAATGGTATTGTTGACCCTCAGAAGATAAAAGAGGCAATAAGAAATGACACTATTTTGATTTCTGTCATGCTTGCAAATAACGAAATTGGGACAATCCAGCCTGTCAAAGAGATAGCAAAGATAGCAAAGGAAAAGGGAATAATCGTTCATACTGATGCTGTTCAAGCAGTTGGGCAAATTCCTGTTGATGTAAAAGATTTGGGTGTCGACCTTTTATCACTTTCTGCTCATAAATTCTATGGTCCAAAAGGTGTTGGTGCACTTTATATCAGAAAAGGGACAAAGATTCATCCATTTTCGCATGGAGGTGCACAGGAGAGAAATAGGCGTGCTGGAACAGAGAATGTAGCAGGAATTGTTGGCCTTGGCAAGGCTATAGAGCTTGCAACTCAGAATCTTTCTGAGTATGCTGCAAAGCTTCAAAAACTGAGAGATAAGCTCATTGACGGGGTCTTAAGCAAAATTGATTATGTTCGACTCAATGGTGACAGAAATCAGAGACTTCCTAACAATGCAAACTTCTCATTTGAGTTTATTGAAGGTGAAAGCCTGCTTTTGATGCTTGACATGAAAGGAATTGCAGCATCAAGCGGGTCTGCATGTACATCCGGGTCTTTGGACCCTTCACATGTGCTTCTGGCAATTGGGCTTGAACATGAGGTTGCTCATGGATCTTTGAGAATAACACTGGGTGAAGATAACACCGAAGAAGATATAGACTATCTATTAGAAGTTTTGCCTGAAATTGTTTCAAGATTAAGAGAAATGAGTCCGCTTTATGAAAGCGTAAAAAAAGGGGGTAGTAAAAATGTATAGCGAAAAGGTTTTAGACCATTTTATGAACCCACGAAATGTTGGTGAGATTGAGAATGCAGACGGTGTTGCTCAGGTTGGCAATCCGAAGTGTGGGGATATAATGAAGATGTATCTTAAAATAGAAAATGGTATAATAGTTGATGCAAAGTTTAAAACATTTGGCTGTGGTGCTGCTGTTGCCACAAGTTCAATGGCAACAGAGATGGTGAAAGGAAAGACAATAGAAGAAGCTTTGCAGATTACTAACAAAGCTGTTGCAGAAGCTTTAGACGGTCTTCCGGCAAACAAGCTCCACTGTTCGGTTTTAGCCGAAGAGGCAATTAAAGCCGCAATTGAAGACTATCTTAGCAAGCAAAAAAGCAAAAATACCAACTAAACTTACTTTAAAAGGGTGAGATTTTTTGAAGAAAAAAGTCCTTGTTGCAATGAGTGGAGGAGTTGATTCTTCTGTTGCTGCAGCGATCTTAAAAGAAGAGGGTTATGAAGTATATGGAGCAACAATGCAGATTTGGCAAAGCGGGTGTGGTGAGGAGCTAATCACAGGAAAGAGTTGTTGTTCGCTTTACGCAGTGGACGATGCACGGAGAGTTGCTAATATACTCGATATTCCATACTATGTGTTTAATATGAAAGATGATTTCAAAAAAATGGTAATTGACTATTTCGTGGACGAATATATAAAAGGCAGAACTCCTAACCCTTGTATAATGTGTAACAGAAAAATCAAATTTGAGTTTTTTTTAAAAAAAGCGATTACTATTGGTATGGACTATATTGCCACTGGTCATTATGCAATTGTGGAATATGACAATAGTTTAAACAGATACCTTTTGAAAAGGTCAAAAGCAAAAGAAAAAGACCAGACATATGTTTTGTATAACATGACACAGGAGATGTTATCTAAAACTCTCTTTCCTTTAGGGAGATTTTCAAAGGATGAGGTCCGCAGACTTGCAGAAAAATTCAAACTTCCTGTTGCAAATAAGCCTGACTCACAGGAGATTTGTTTCATCCCTGACAATAACTATGGAAAGTTTATCGAAAAAGAAACAGGGATTAAAGAAGATGGCATATATGTAGACACAGAAGGGAATATACTTGGCAGAAGCAAAACTTATTATAATTACACAATTGGGCAAAGAAAGGGCCTTGGTATTTCAACTGGCAAGAGAATGTATGTAGTTGCTATAAAGCCTGAAGAAAACAAGGTTATATTGGGTGAGGAGGATAAAATATATGCTGATAACTTAGTTGCAACTGATTTGAACTTTATCCCGTTTGATAAATTAGAATCTGAGCTTGAAGTAACAGCAAAGATAAGGTATACTGCAAAAGAGGCAAAAGCAAGAATTATACCTATAGAAGATAATAAAGTACTTGTCAAGTTTTATGAAAAACAGCGTGCCATAACACCAGGGCAGTCTGTTGTGTTCTATAGCGGCGATATTGTTGTTGGTGGCGGAATAATAGAAAAAGCCCTCTGATGAGGGCTTATATTTTTACAAATATTGGCTCAAGATTTTCAAATTTTGTTAAATATTTAAAACCAATGCTCTTTAGCATGTCAACAGTATAATTGAACATATATGCAATGCATTCTGTAGAGTGGGCATCTGAGCCAAGCGTAATTATTTCGCCACCCAATTCATAAAATCGTTTTATGATTTTATATTCTGGATGTGGCATTCCAAGACCATATCTAAAACCAGAGGTATTAACTTCAATTCCTTTTCCTTTAAGAATAAGCAGTTTTAATATCTCATCTATCAAATCCCAATACTCTTCTTTATCTAAATCTTTGTTCTCATAATTTCCATATCGTTTGACAATGTCAAGATGACCATATACACAAAATTTGTCAAAGCTTTTGATGAAGTTCAGGGTTTCTTCAAAGTATCTTATATAAGCCTGCTGTTTTGTTTTTCCCTGATAGAAAACACCATCTGCCAAATCTTGAAAGTCTACAACATGGGTCGAGGCAATTACAAAGTCAAAGGAATAGCTGTTTAGAATCTCTAAACTTTTTTCTATAGAATGTGGTTGCAGTCCAACCTCGCTACCGAGTTTAATTTTTATCATGCTACTGTATTTTTCTTTGACAGAATAAAATTCATTCATGTAATCTTCATAGTTAATATCCCAAACAGGGTATGAAACTGGCGGGTATAAAAGGTCCATATGGTCTGTAAAAGCTATCTCGTCAAGGTTGAGTTCTATAGCTTTTTTTACAGCATCTTCCATACTCATATTTGAGTCAGATGAAAAGTTAGAATGAATGTGGTAGTCAAACATAGCAAGTCATCTCCTTTAAAAAGAGTTTTTTGCATACAATCAAATTGTATGATATTTTATTGACAATAGCAATTGTTAAAAAGGGTGATTTTTATGATTCAGCTAAAAGGTGAACCGATGAAGGTAATTAGGACATTAAATCAGCATGGATTTAAAGCATATTTGGTTGGTGGATGTGTGAGAGATTATCTGCTTGGGAAAGAACCTCAAGATTTTGACATTGCAACAGATGCAAAACCTGAAGATGTAATTCATCTTTTTGAAAAGACCATTCCAACAGGTATAAAACATGGAACGGTAACAGTGATTATAAATGGAGTCAAGATAGAGGTTACCACATTTAGAATAGAAAAGGAATATAAAAACCACAGATGGCCAAAAGTAGAGTTCATAAACAGTCTTTTTGAAGACCTCAGAAGAAGGGATTTTACTATAAATGCCATGGCATATCATCCGGATGAAGGACTTATAGATTATTTCGGTGGAATTGAGGACTTGAAGAATAAAATTGTTAGATGTGTTGGCAATCCACACGAAAGATTTTTTGAAGATGCACTGAGAATTTTGAGGTGTATAAGGTTTGTAACGCAGCTAAGTTTTGTCATAGAAAATGAAACTTTTGAGGCACTGAAAAGCCTAAAAGATCTTTTAAAAAAAATCTCAAAGGAAAGAATAAATATAGAACTATCAAAGACTTTGGAAAGCAAAAATTCTTCTTACGGGCTTAAACTTCTTTATGAAAGCGGTGTGGGTAGTATTATAATTTCTGAGTATTCGCAAATATACCTTTATTTAAGCCAAGTAGAGTTTGATTTTATTCCTACAAAATTCAAAGTTCCTGCCTTTTTTGCCTGCTTGAAAGATAATACATTAATTGAGAAACTAATGAGAGATTTGAAGTTTGAAAAAAAGAAAATTAATGCTGCTGCTAAACTCTGCAATTATTTAACCATGGAATGCTCTCAAGATAAACTTGTCAAAAAGATTTTTTTCGAGGAGGAAAAAGAAGCTGAAGAAATTCTGACAACCATTTCTATTTTAAAATCAGACCATAGAATTTTACAAATATTCAATGATTTAAAAAGAGAAAATAAGCTCATCCACAAAAAAGATGTTCAGCTCAGAGGAGAAGACTTGCTAATTTTAGGTTTGAAGGGTGAAATGATAGGCAAGGTCTTAAAGAGTGTATATGAATATATCTTAGAAAATCCTGAGAAAAATAATAAAGACGAAATATTAAACTATGTTAATTTGTATCTTCAGCAGGGTAAAAATTAATAAACAGAATTTTTAAACGAGGAGATGAGCGAATGTTACCTACTACAAACGAACTTGGATACTACGAAATTCGACTTGAAAGTATTGGCGGACTTGGTGCAAATGTTGCGGGCAAGATTTTGGCTGAGGCAGGTGTTGTTGGAAGTGGACTGAATGCCTTAAATTTTGCAAGTTATGGCTCTGAAAAGAAAGGTTCACCTGTAAAGTCGTATATAAGATTTGCTCCAAAGGAAAAACAGATAAGAATTAATTCGCCTGTTGTTCAGCCTCATTTGGTTGCTATATTTCACGAGAATATGGTAAATACAAACCCCGTCACACAAGGACTTAGAAAAGATGGAATAGTTATCCTGAATACAAACAAGAGCGTGGATGAGGCTCGTGACTTTTTGAAACTTGCAAGTGGCACGGTGGCAATAGTGGATGCAATAAGGATTGCCCTTGAAGTTAAAACGAGGATTAACATGGTTATGCTTGGTGCAATTGTAAGAATGCTTGGGTTTATCAGCTTAGATAGCGTGAAAGAGATTGTTAAACAAACTTTTGAGAAAAAATATCCACAGACAATTGCGTCCAACATGGCAGGTCTTGAAGCTGGATATAACCAGGTAGAATCTAAGTTTTTTGAATATGATGGTAATTACCAATACGTAGAGTACCAAGAAGAAAGAAGACCTATGGGATACAAAAACGCTCCAATTGGAGGAACTATTGTAGAGTATGCAAACACAATAACAAAAAACAATATAACCAGCAGGATTGGGAAAATTCCTGTGTTTATAAAAGAAAAATGCATCAACTGTGGGCTTTGTGAAACTACGTGTCCTGATTATGTCTTTGTTTGGGATAGAAGGATTGAAAATGGTAAGTTAAAAATGTTTAATCTGGGACCTGATTATCAATATTGTAAAGGGTGTCTAAGATGTGTTGATGTATGCCCAACAGCTGCACTTGTTGAAGGAATTGAAAGGGAATATGACATAGGAAAAATCTCTGCAAAACATGATTTTGATATATACGAAAAATGGTATGAGGATGGTGAGAAGAGATGATAAAACCACAAGAGACAATCTTTGAAAGTGGAAATGAAATGGCGGCTTTGGCTGCATCACAAATAAATTATCATATTATGGGATACTATCCGATAACACCTTCTACCCAGATTGCTGAAGAACTTGACCAGATGCGGGCAGATGGACTTCATGATATTTTATTGATTGCGGCAGACGGTGAACATGGTGCTGCAGGGATCTGTTACGGTGCTTCTTTGGGCGGTGGCAGAGTTTTTAATGCAACAAGTGCAAATGGGCTAATGTATGCTTTAGAACAGCTTCCTGTTCAATCTGGAACAAGATTTCCAATGGTATTAAATCTTGTTACACGTTCAATTTCTGGACCTCTTGACATAAAAGGTGACCATAGCGATTTAATGTTCACGTTAAATACTGGCTGGATAATACTTCTTGCTAAAGATCCGCAAAGAGTCTACGACATGAACATAATGGCAGTAAAGATTGGTGAACATCCTGATGTAAATCTTCCTGTAATTGTTGCATATGACGGATTTTTTACAAGCCATCAAAAGAGGGTTGTGAGCTATTTTAAGAATAAAGAAGATGTTCAGGAGTTTGTTGGTAAGCTCCCGCCAAAGCGAGTAGTTGCAATAGATCCTGAGAACCCTGTTACAATTGGACCTTATATGAACGAACCCGACCTTATAAACAACAAATATCAACTCAGCAAGGCAATGGATAAAGCGTATGAAATAATTCCACAAGTATTCGAGGAATTTTATAAGATTAGCGGTAGAAAATATGAGCTGGTTGAAGGATATAGAATGGAAGATGCAGAAATAGCTATATTTGTTTTGAATTCCACTTATGATACCGTATGTGAAGCTGTTGACATTTTAAGACAGAAAGGTATAAAAGTTGGCGTTGCAACAACAAACGTATTGCGACCATGGCCAAAAAGAGAAATCCAGGAGCTTTTGAAAAATGTAAAGCTTCTTGCAGTGT
This window encodes:
- the infA gene encoding translation initiation factor IF-1, with the protein product MSKEDVIELEGTVVEALPNAMFQVQLDNGHKVLAHVSGKLRMNFIRILPGDRVVVQLSPYDLTRGRIVWRSK
- the rpsK gene encoding 30S ribosomal protein S11; this encodes MARPARRTVRRSERKNVEKGIAHIHSTFNNTIVTITDPSGNAIAWASAGTCGFSGTKKGTPFAAQLAAEKAAKMAMDHGMRTVEVYVKGPGAGREAAIRALQAAGLEVTLIKDVTPIPHNGCRPPKRRRV
- a CDS encoding RrF2 family transcriptional regulator translates to MFRLSTKGRYGVRAMFDLALHYDEGLVSLKSIAERQEISEHYLEQLIAALKKAGLVKSIRGAQGGYMLSREPSKITIGEILRALEGSLSPSECIDDIERVDCPRAEFCVTRKVWEKVKEAIENVVDSVTLQDLVDDYKKMTADESYMFYI
- a CDS encoding KOW domain-containing RNA-binding protein — translated: MGLQIGQIVLSKMGRDKNRFFVIFDITDDGYVYLVDGKLRKIKKPKKKKIKHIAPTKFVSEEIKEKILKKKLTDAEVAKVIEEFENRKE
- the rpsD gene encoding 30S ribosomal protein S4, whose product is MSKYIGPDCRLCRREGMKLFLKGDRCYTEKCAFARRPYPPGQHGQERKKLSEYGMQLREKQKVKRIYGVLETQFRRYFEMAEKMKGIAGENLLSLLERRLDNVVYRLGFASSRGEARVLVSHAHFKVNGRTVNIPSYLVKVGDVIEVDERSKSKTRFVEIKEKYAKKPSPKWLEKDAENLVGKVIALPTREDIDMPIREHLIVELYSK
- the mnmA gene encoding tRNA 2-thiouridine(34) synthase MnmA, translated to MKKKVLVAMSGGVDSSVAAAILKEEGYEVYGATMQIWQSGCGEELITGKSCCSLYAVDDARRVANILDIPYYVFNMKDDFKKMVIDYFVDEYIKGRTPNPCIMCNRKIKFEFFLKKAITIGMDYIATGHYAIVEYDNSLNRYLLKRSKAKEKDQTYVLYNMTQEMLSKTLFPLGRFSKDEVRRLAEKFKLPVANKPDSQEICFIPDNNYGKFIEKETGIKEDGIYVDTEGNILGRSKTYYNYTIGQRKGLGISTGKRMYVVAIKPEENKVILGEEDKIYADNLVATDLNFIPFDKLESELEVTAKIRYTAKEAKARIIPIEDNKVLVKFYEKQRAITPGQSVVFYSGDIVVGGGIIEKAL
- the rpsM gene encoding 30S ribosomal protein S13 produces the protein MARIAGVDLPREKRVEIALTYIFGIGLSRSKQILRDTGVDPNKRVKDLTDDEVAKIRDYIDKNFKVEGELRAEIARNIKRLIDIRCYRGLRHLRGLPVRGQRTRTNARTRKGPRKTVGVMRKKS
- the nifS gene encoding cysteine desulfurase NifS, with product MEGKIIYFDHAATTPLKKEVLDEMMPYLTEQYGNPSTIYKLGREAKKAVELARERVAKALNADIQEIYFTSGGTESDNWALKGVAFANKDKGKHIITTTIEHHAVLHPLKYLEGLGFEVTYVPVEPNGIVDPQKIKEAIRNDTILISVMLANNEIGTIQPVKEIAKIAKEKGIIVHTDAVQAVGQIPVDVKDLGVDLLSLSAHKFYGPKGVGALYIRKGTKIHPFSHGGAQERNRRAGTENVAGIVGLGKAIELATQNLSEYAAKLQKLRDKLIDGVLSKIDYVRLNGDRNQRLPNNANFSFEFIEGESLLLMLDMKGIAASSGSACTSGSLDPSHVLLAIGLEHEVAHGSLRITLGEDNTEEDIDYLLEVLPEIVSRLREMSPLYESVKKGGSKNV
- a CDS encoding DNA-directed RNA polymerase subunit alpha, which translates into the protein MIEFQKPTIRCEELSPDNKYGRYVIEPLERGYGITVGNALRRTLLSSLPGAAVTAVKIDGVLHEFSTIPGVLEDVPEIILNLKGLAIKMSSPGPKVMYIEAQGECEVKAKDIKADADIEICNPDHHIATLNSDARLFMEITVNQGKGYVPAERNKQPNQPIGVIPVDSIYTPVVKVNYKVENTRVGQVTDYDKLTMEIWTNGTIRPDEALTVAAKILIEHFNLFTDLSNIPTKIETVVKQEPPKRNKLLDMTIEELELSVRSYNCLKRAGINTVEDLVNKTEEEMMKVRNLGKKSLEEVIQKLHSLGLSLKKSDSTPKEEEEEK
- the nifU gene encoding Fe-S cluster assembly scaffold protein NifU; this translates as MYSEKVLDHFMNPRNVGEIENADGVAQVGNPKCGDIMKMYLKIENGIIVDAKFKTFGCGAAVATSSMATEMVKGKTIEEALQITNKAVAEALDGLPANKLHCSVLAEEAIKAAIEDYLSKQKSKNTN
- the map gene encoding type I methionyl aminopeptidase produces the protein MITIKSEAELDSMRAAGRIVAMVLKELEKLIRPGITTKELDEFAEEYIIKNGGIPSFKGLYGYPASICTSVNDEVVHGIPGMRRLEDGDIISIDVGVCVDGLHADAARTFAVGKISETARFLIKVTEESFFEGIKNAVAGKRVGDISNSIQRYVESRGFSVVRDLVGHGIGRKFHESPQVPNFGKAGVGIRLIKNMTLAVEPMVNEGSYKVYTDKDGWTVKTLDGKLSAHYENTIIVTESLPEIITL
- the rpmJ gene encoding 50S ribosomal protein L36; its protein translation is MKVRPSVKPICEKCKIIRRKGKIRIICENPKHKQRQG
- the rplQ gene encoding 50S ribosomal protein L17, whose product is MNKLRKLKRDTDHRQALMRNLATSLFKHGRIMTTEAKAKDLRRIAEKLITIAKKGDLASYRRVLGYLYEEDVAYDLFQKIAPRYQGRNGGYTRIIKVGPRKGDGAMMVYIELV